The Staphylococcus sp. KG4-3 genome has a window encoding:
- a CDS encoding recombinase family protein — MIVGYARVSTIDQNLDRQIENLEAFDAEKMFTEKQSGKSIENRPVFQEVLNFVRMGDRLVVESIDRLGRNYDEIIQTVNYLKEKEVQLMITSLPMMNEAIGNPLLDKFMKDLIIQILAMISEQERNESKRRQTQGIKVAKEKGVYKGRPVLYSPNAKDPQKRIVYYRVIELLDKGVSISKIAKEVGITRQTVYRIKG, encoded by the coding sequence ATGATAGTTGGATATGCAAGAGTTTCGACCATCGATCAAAACTTAGATAGACAAATTGAAAATTTAGAAGCATTTGATGCTGAAAAAATGTTTACAGAAAAACAATCAGGAAAATCGATTGAAAATCGTCCAGTATTCCAAGAAGTATTAAATTTTGTTCGTATGGGCGATCGTTTAGTTGTAGAATCTATTGATCGATTAGGAAGAAATTATGATGAGATTATTCAAACGGTTAACTATTTAAAAGAAAAAGAAGTCCAATTAATGATTACAAGCTTGCCCATGATGAATGAAGCAATTGGGAATCCATTATTAGATAAGTTCATGAAGGATTTAATCATTCAAATTTTAGCAATGATTTCAGAACAAGAAAGAAATGAAAGTAAACGCCGACAAACCCAAGGTATTAAAGTAGCGAAGGAAAAAGGAGTCTATAAAGGTAGACCTGTACTTTATTCACCAAATGCCAAAGATCCTCAAAAACGAATAGTTTATTATCGTGTTATTGAATTACTAGATAAAGGCGTATCAATTAGTAAAATAGCTAAAGAAGTTGGTATTACTCGCCAAACAGTTTATAGAATCAAAGGTTAA
- a CDS encoding HEPN domain-containing protein, with protein MITFKYLLPFRMPIKEIENIDFIAEENTFMKFIHREHNIFENDNIKRERQTYIEITSVINKNQFKRVKSGSTSRESKKTRVLTEVFNNQFNTLNNFIKIISVKYQYHNVFQLSLGDILSIPYYVIYSMEGEIKDMSLFLINEPGKIEEDQYSELKKSELLNIKQNYQIFTNHPSNIYVIAMRKGERAIYKADYNVAIIQIQTALEVFITKFLERYYKLDQQLSDEKINNKLACGYRNIIKDQLLKIVRKLNLNNSHEIENCINQYIDNYYPMRNKIVHEGLSYSKDEALKFQAIVNDIIRLLVFNMKNAMMSDFSKEFNMYNIHNENINMESIKEKYK; from the coding sequence TTGATAACATTTAAATACTTATTACCTTTTAGAATGCCCATAAAAGAAATTGAAAATATTGACTTTATAGCTGAAGAAAATACATTTATGAAATTCATTCATAGAGAACACAATATTTTTGAAAACGATAACATTAAAAGAGAGAGACAAACATATATTGAAATCACTTCAGTTATTAATAAAAATCAGTTTAAAAGAGTAAAATCTGGATCTACTTCTAGAGAGTCTAAAAAAACTAGAGTTTTAACTGAAGTTTTTAATAACCAATTTAATACCCTTAATAATTTCATTAAAATTATCAGTGTGAAGTATCAGTACCACAATGTTTTTCAACTGTCTCTTGGTGACATATTAAGTATTCCATATTATGTCATATACAGTATGGAAGGTGAGATAAAAGATATGAGTCTTTTTCTTATAAATGAACCGGGTAAAATAGAAGAAGATCAATATTCAGAATTGAAAAAAAGTGAATTATTAAATATTAAACAAAACTATCAAATTTTCACTAATCACCCTAGTAATATATATGTAATAGCTATGAGAAAAGGTGAAAGAGCAATTTATAAGGCTGATTACAATGTAGCAATTATACAAATTCAGACTGCATTAGAAGTTTTTATTACAAAGTTTTTAGAGAGATATTATAAATTAGACCAACAGCTAAGTGATGAAAAAATTAACAATAAGCTTGCATGTGGCTACAGAAATATTATTAAGGACCAATTATTAAAAATAGTAAGAAAATTAAATTTAAATAATTCTCATGAGATTGAAAATTGCATAAATCAATATATTGATAACTATTATCCTATGAGAAATAAAATTGTTCATGAAGGTCTATCTTATAGTAAAGACGAGGCGTTAAAATTCCAAGCTATAGTAAATGATATAATTAGACTATTAGTATTTAATATGAAAAATGCAATGATGAGCGATTTTTCTAAAGAATTTAATATGTATAATATTCATAATGAAAATATTAATATGGAAAGTATAAAAGAAAAATACAAATAA
- a CDS encoding ABC transporter permease: protein MKNLSNIIAISFKSILKNKRRNIFTMIGIIIGIAAVITIMSLGNGFKKTAADEFSDSGAGKNSALISFMTNSGESAKNNPFSQQDIGIVKQIDGVSDAKIKETEDQGYSAKMTNPQKKGDISILKKDEVTSPEEGKGFDSEDNELRKKVVTVDDKIAKDVFNKDAIGKTLYIDGQGFEVVGIVNDMMNPKAVSMPSQTFNQYMGNLQQDFPSLQLTIADNANKKEVANKVADKLNKKGTGMGDGSYSYNDTEEMMKGINKVFDGITYFVAAVAGISLFIAGIGVMNVMYISVTERTEEIAIRRAFGAKSRDIELQFLVESVVLCVLGGLIGLILGILIASLVDAVTPDYIKSVVSVSSVVIAVGVSMLIGIVFGWIPARAAAKKELIDIIK from the coding sequence ATGAAGAATTTATCGAATATTATCGCCATCTCTTTCAAGTCTATTTTAAAAAACAAGCGACGTAATATCTTTACTATGATTGGAATTATTATTGGTATTGCGGCGGTTATAACGATTATGTCATTAGGTAATGGTTTTAAAAAGACTGCGGCAGATGAATTTTCAGATTCAGGCGCTGGTAAAAACTCCGCACTTATTAGCTTTATGACAAACAGTGGAGAAAGTGCGAAAAATAACCCTTTTAGTCAGCAAGATATAGGTATTGTTAAACAAATTGATGGCGTGTCAGATGCTAAAATTAAAGAAACTGAGGATCAAGGTTATTCAGCAAAAATGACAAATCCGCAGAAAAAAGGCGACATCAGCATTCTGAAAAAGGACGAAGTAACGAGTCCTGAAGAAGGAAAAGGCTTCGATTCAGAAGATAATGAATTACGCAAAAAGGTCGTAACGGTTGATGATAAAATTGCTAAAGATGTCTTTAATAAAGATGCGATAGGTAAGACGTTGTATATTGATGGCCAAGGCTTTGAAGTTGTAGGTATCGTTAATGATATGATGAACCCAAAAGCTGTTAGCATGCCGTCTCAAACATTTAATCAATATATGGGCAATTTACAACAAGATTTTCCGTCATTGCAATTAACAATTGCCGATAATGCGAACAAAAAAGAAGTCGCTAACAAAGTTGCGGATAAATTAAATAAAAAAGGTACGGGCATGGGTGACGGTAGCTATAGTTATAATGATACTGAAGAGATGATGAAAGGTATTAACAAAGTATTTGATGGTATTACTTACTTTGTGGCAGCAGTAGCAGGGATTTCTTTATTTATTGCAGGTATTGGCGTTATGAATGTAATGTACATCTCAGTTACTGAACGTACTGAAGAAATAGCGATTCGACGCGCATTTGGTGCGAAAAGTCGTGACATTGAGCTTCAATTCTTGGTTGAAAGTGTTGTTCTCTGTGTCCTCGGTGGTCTCATTGGATTGATTCTAGGTATTTTAATTGCTAGTCTAGTTGATGCGGTCACACCAGACTACATTAAGAGTGTTGTTAGTGTCAGTTCTGTAGTCATTGCGGTAGGTGTTTCTATGTTGATTGGTATCGTCTTCGGTTGGATTCCAGCTCGAGCAGCAGCTAAAAAAGAGTTAATTGACATTATTAAATAA
- a CDS encoding type I toxin-antitoxin system Fst family toxin, translating into MLEILVQITITVISGCIIALFTHWLRKRDDK; encoded by the coding sequence ATGCTAGAAATCCTTGTTCAGATCACGATCACAGTCATCAGTGGTTGTATTATTGCGTTATTTACGCATTGGCTACGCAAGCGCGATGATAAATAG
- a CDS encoding aminotransferase class I/II-fold pyridoxal phosphate-dependent enzyme, translated as MNSKSNLKKLHEEGLYRKLKSIECVCDKYIYIDGKRYTNFTSNDYLGLGQLKFSIQDFSEFMKIYSPNLSSSRLVSGNSIIYDDLESTISNWLNFKNCLIFNSGYDANLSIFNIFKDEDILVFSDQKNHASIIDGIRLSGLDKKIYNHLDYKDLEGKLAYHSNKNVQKLIVSDSVFSTNGNIVNIKKLVELKNKYNAILLIDASHSLGLSIFENYHDVDVLTASLSKAWGAHGGIILSSNDIRKLMINQGRTLIYSSSLPIYNLYFIKKSLQCLFDAGKRREKLTYLSDYFNKSFKVLFPNQTNSASPIKKITFDRLDVAKKIYNTLFENGVFLSYLRYPTVEKPTLRISLSYFHDEKDIDKLLELINQYYQGEKNV; from the coding sequence ATGAACTCGAAGAGTAATTTAAAAAAATTACATGAAGAAGGTTTATATAGAAAACTTAAATCTATAGAATGCGTTTGTGATAAATATATATATATAGACGGTAAAAGATATACAAATTTTACCTCTAATGATTATCTAGGTTTAGGACAATTAAAATTTAGTATTCAAGATTTTTCAGAATTTATGAAGATATATAGTCCAAATTTATCTAGTTCTAGATTAGTTAGTGGAAATTCAATAATATATGATGATTTAGAATCTACTATAAGCAACTGGCTTAATTTCAAAAATTGCTTAATTTTTAATAGTGGGTATGATGCTAATTTATCTATATTCAATATTTTTAAAGATGAAGATATATTAGTTTTTTCAGATCAAAAAAACCATGCGAGTATCATAGATGGCATTAGACTTAGTGGTTTAGATAAAAAAATTTATAATCATTTAGATTATAAAGATTTAGAAGGAAAATTAGCATATCATTCAAACAAAAATGTTCAAAAATTAATCGTATCAGATAGTGTTTTTTCGACTAATGGAAATATTGTAAATATAAAAAAATTAGTTGAATTAAAAAATAAATATAACGCAATTCTTTTGATAGATGCTTCTCATAGTTTAGGTTTAAGTATATTTGAAAACTATCATGATGTAGATGTTTTAACAGCTAGTTTATCAAAGGCATGGGGCGCGCATGGGGGGATTATTTTAAGTTCTAATGATATAAGAAAATTAATGATTAATCAGGGACGAACGTTAATTTACTCGAGTAGCTTACCTATTTATAATTTATATTTTATTAAAAAAAGTTTACAGTGTTTGTTTGATGCTGGTAAACGACGAGAAAAATTAACATATTTAAGTGACTATTTTAATAAAAGTTTTAAAGTTCTTTTTCCAAATCAAACAAATTCTGCCTCTCCAATTAAAAAAATTACTTTTGATAGATTAGATGTGGCTAAAAAGATATATAATACACTTTTCGAAAATGGTGTTTTTTTAAGTTATTTAAGATATCCAACAGTCGAAAAACCGACATTAAGAATTTCGTTATCTTATTTTCATGATGAAAAAGATATCGATAAACTTTTAGAACTAATCAATCAATATTATCAAGGTGAAAAAAATGTATAG
- a CDS encoding ABC transporter substrate-binding protein has translation MKKILIIGCALLLLSLTACSNENSDKKQEQKEYKQANGKKVSIPKKPKRIAVLTPFYVGDFIELGVKPVAVLDWTKDSSILKSRLKGTPSVGENDVEKVAEQKPDLIISDSRDKNNKKYQKIASTVSFSPTDYNYKEILIEIGKITNEKEKANQWVKNWEQQTKKDRKLIQAKTKGQTATIFEPDTKNINIFGTNWGGRGLEIVHGAFGMPMEKSYKEKLKENGKGYHSVSKEEINNLSGDYIFLSEPKNTNFDFKRTDTWKNIDAVKNGKVFSYRAEDYWFTDPITLEHLRTKLKQDILSK, from the coding sequence ATGAAAAAAATATTGATTATCGGATGTGCTTTACTATTATTGTCATTAACAGCTTGTTCAAATGAGAATAGTGATAAAAAACAAGAACAAAAAGAATATAAACAAGCTAATGGAAAAAAAGTATCAATTCCTAAAAAACCTAAAAGAATAGCAGTATTAACCCCTTTTTATGTTGGCGATTTTATTGAGTTAGGTGTTAAACCAGTTGCAGTGTTAGATTGGACAAAAGACTCGAGTATATTGAAATCAAGATTAAAAGGTACACCATCTGTAGGTGAGAATGATGTGGAAAAAGTTGCTGAGCAAAAGCCTGATTTGATAATTTCTGATTCAAGAGATAAAAATAATAAAAAATATCAAAAAATTGCATCTACAGTTTCTTTTAGCCCCACTGATTATAATTATAAAGAGATTTTGATAGAAATTGGAAAAATAACAAATGAAAAAGAAAAAGCTAATCAATGGGTTAAGAACTGGGAACAGCAAACGAAAAAAGATAGAAAACTTATTCAAGCAAAGACTAAAGGACAAACTGCAACTATCTTTGAACCAGATACTAAAAATATAAATATTTTCGGAACAAATTGGGGAGGACGTGGCCTTGAAATTGTACATGGAGCTTTTGGTATGCCAATGGAAAAATCATACAAAGAAAAATTAAAGGAGAATGGGAAAGGTTATCATTCTGTCTCTAAAGAAGAAATAAATAATTTATCAGGGGATTATATATTTTTATCTGAACCTAAAAACACGAATTTTGATTTTAAAAGAACAGACACATGGAAAAACATAGATGCTGTAAAAAATGGCAAAGTATTCTCTTATAGAGCTGAAGATTATTGGTTTACAGACCCAATAACTTTAGAGCATTTAAGAACAAAATTAAAACAAGATATTTTAAGCAAATGA
- a CDS encoding efflux RND transporter periplasmic adaptor subunit has protein sequence MKKKWMWLIGIVAVIGLLAIALVLKQANSDEKDKDGYDTYKVEKESPLNLEGKASPQAVKTYNNNSQLGTFVSPQVDDGQSVKQGDSLINYNVNNNKRQQLVNKVDEAQQAVNEDYRNINQAPNNNDLQKKLTQDQSALSEAQQQLNQHDKQINDSVYAAFDGKVDIKNKENVSDGQTILQLVSNEPQIKTTVSEFDLEKIKEGDKVDVKITSNGKTGKGTIKKIAELPKSYEDQLSESGATGGASAGGSGNEESATTQSSNPVQSAPSGGNDSESSKYTVIISDIDIPVRAGYSMEVKVPLDSIKLPKSVLTKDNNVFVVNNDNKVEKRNIKIDKINGEIFVKEGLKKGDKVLKNPKNTLNDGDKVEVSS, from the coding sequence TTGAAGAAAAAATGGATGTGGCTTATTGGAATTGTTGCAGTTATAGGATTGTTAGCCATTGCTTTAGTGTTAAAACAAGCGAATAGTGATGAAAAAGATAAAGACGGTTACGATACATATAAAGTGGAGAAAGAAAGTCCACTTAATTTAGAGGGGAAAGCATCACCTCAAGCAGTAAAAACATATAACAACAATAGCCAGTTAGGCACATTTGTAAGTCCACAAGTTGATGATGGTCAATCAGTTAAGCAAGGTGACTCACTCATTAACTATAACGTTAACAACAATAAACGCCAACAATTAGTAAATAAAGTGGACGAAGCACAGCAAGCAGTTAATGAAGATTATAGAAATATTAATCAAGCGCCAAATAACAATGATTTACAGAAGAAACTGACACAAGATCAAAGTGCATTAAGCGAAGCACAACAACAGTTGAATCAACACGATAAACAAATCAATGACAGCGTATATGCAGCATTTGATGGTAAAGTAGATATCAAAAATAAGGAAAATGTATCAGATGGGCAAACAATATTACAATTGGTTTCAAATGAACCACAAATTAAAACAACTGTTTCAGAATTTGATTTAGAAAAAATCAAAGAAGGAGACAAGGTAGACGTTAAAATCACAAGTAACGGTAAGACAGGTAAAGGGACAATTAAAAAAATTGCAGAATTACCTAAAAGCTATGAAGATCAGTTGAGTGAATCTGGTGCAACAGGTGGTGCGAGTGCCGGAGGAAGTGGTAATGAAGAAAGTGCTACAACACAGTCATCAAACCCGGTTCAATCAGCACCAAGTGGCGGTAATGATTCAGAGTCATCTAAGTACACAGTGATTATTAGTGATATAGATATTCCAGTACGTGCAGGTTATTCTATGGAAGTAAAAGTACCACTAGACTCTATCAAATTACCTAAATCTGTATTAACTAAAGATAATAATGTTTTTGTCGTTAATAATGATAATAAAGTAGAAAAACGTAATATTAAAATTGATAAAATAAATGGAGAAATTTTTGTTAAAGAAGGGCTGAAAAAAGGTGACAAAGTCCTCAAAAATCCTAAAAACACATTAAATGATGGAGACAAAGTTGAGGTGTCATCATGA
- a CDS encoding ABC transporter ATP-binding protein, with protein sequence MIELVDINRHFKNGDEENHILKDINININEGEFIAIMGPSGSGKSTLINILGFIDRGYEGDYLFNGENYKKTSDNQLSDIRNKTAGFVFQNFKLIQNNTILENVSIPLVYAGLGSQARKERVVSTLHDVGLYDKEHLVPNKLSGGQQQRVAIARAIINQPKFIIADEPTGALDSKTSKDIMELFMKLNKEFNTTMIMVTHDRKVADKADRIIHILDGRVQREEVVE encoded by the coding sequence ATGATAGAACTTGTAGATATCAATCGCCACTTCAAAAATGGGGATGAAGAGAACCATATTTTGAAAGACATTAATATCAACATTAACGAAGGTGAATTCATTGCGATTATGGGCCCTTCAGGTTCTGGTAAGAGTACATTAATCAATATATTAGGGTTTATTGACCGCGGATATGAAGGAGATTACCTTTTTAATGGAGAAAATTATAAAAAAACTTCAGATAATCAGCTCTCAGATATTAGAAATAAGACCGCAGGTTTCGTATTCCAAAACTTTAAACTAATTCAAAATAATACCATTTTAGAGAATGTAAGTATTCCTTTGGTATACGCTGGCTTAGGTTCACAAGCGCGTAAAGAAAGGGTAGTCAGTACGTTACATGACGTTGGATTATACGATAAAGAGCATCTTGTGCCTAATAAATTATCAGGTGGGCAACAACAACGTGTGGCAATTGCACGTGCCATTATTAATCAGCCTAAATTTATTATTGCCGATGAACCAACGGGAGCGTTAGATTCGAAGACTTCAAAGGATATTATGGAATTATTTATGAAGTTAAATAAAGAGTTTAATACGACGATGATCATGGTCACACATGATCGTAAAGTTGCCGATAAAGCCGACCGTATTATTCATATTTTAGATGGGCGCGTTCAGCGAGAAGAGGTGGTAGAATGA
- a CDS encoding MFS transporter → MKFLLREKSPIINSMKKTHTDTLYGILFILSIIHLFNDMIQALVTAMFPIFETEMGLSYTKIGFIAFSLNMTASVIQPVVGLYTDKRPMPYALPIGMIFTFIGVIILAISPNFSSLIISVILIGVGSATFHPEGSRITHMVAGSKRGLAQSIFQVGGNFGQSSAPLITALLLVPLGQFGAIYFTAVVGIAIILLLYIGSWYKETVSMQNKIQNHINEQRYIPKKYKKKVLLSFSLLLFLVFVRSWFDAGISSYYQFYAIDKYTISISEAQVYLFIFLASGALGTFFGGPLSDKIGKKNTLIFSLVGAIPFALILPYANQLWAYALISTVGFITFSGFSVAVVYAQELIPGKIGVVSGLVVGLAFGMGAIGSVLFGGIADLMNIGFAITCATILPIIGILTFLLPKDKWVYNIYSK, encoded by the coding sequence ATGAAGTTTTTACTGAGAGAAAAATCCCCTATAATAAATAGCATGAAAAAGACACATACAGACACTTTGTATGGAATTTTATTTATTTTAAGTATTATCCATTTATTTAACGATATGATACAAGCATTAGTTACAGCCATGTTTCCAATATTTGAAACAGAAATGGGTTTATCATATACCAAAATAGGATTTATTGCGTTTTCTTTAAATATGACAGCATCGGTTATTCAACCTGTAGTAGGTTTATATACAGATAAAAGGCCAATGCCATATGCTTTACCAATAGGCATGATATTCACCTTTATTGGCGTAATAATATTAGCAATATCGCCCAATTTTTCATCATTAATAATTTCCGTTATTTTAATAGGTGTCGGTTCTGCTACTTTTCATCCAGAAGGTTCTCGCATAACGCATATGGTGGCAGGAAGTAAAAGAGGATTAGCACAATCCATTTTTCAAGTTGGAGGTAATTTTGGGCAATCATCTGCGCCCTTAATCACAGCATTACTGTTAGTTCCCTTAGGTCAATTTGGAGCAATTTATTTTACGGCTGTTGTGGGTATAGCTATTATTTTATTACTATATATAGGCAGTTGGTATAAAGAAACGGTATCAATGCAGAACAAAATACAAAATCATATTAATGAACAAAGGTATATACCTAAAAAGTACAAAAAGAAGGTGCTTTTAAGTTTTTCATTGTTATTATTTCTAGTATTTGTACGTTCATGGTTTGATGCAGGTATTAGCAGTTATTACCAATTTTATGCTATAGATAAATACACAATTAGCATTTCTGAAGCTCAAGTTTATTTATTCATATTTTTAGCTTCAGGTGCATTAGGTACATTTTTTGGAGGCCCACTTTCAGATAAAATTGGTAAAAAAAATACATTAATATTTTCTTTAGTAGGAGCTATACCTTTTGCTTTAATTTTACCTTATGCTAATCAACTATGGGCTTATGCGCTAATTAGCACTGTAGGTTTTATTACATTTTCGGGATTCTCAGTAGCTGTTGTTTACGCTCAAGAGTTAATTCCAGGAAAAATAGGTGTAGTTTCTGGATTAGTTGTAGGTTTAGCTTTTGGAATGGGAGCTATAGGATCCGTTTTGTTTGGTGGAATTGCGGATTTAATGAATATTGGTTTTGCAATCACATGTGCAACTATTTTACCAATTATAGGTATATTAACTTTTCTATTACCTAAAGATAAGTGGGTTTATAATATATATTCAAAATGA
- a CDS encoding DMT family transporter — protein MNLILIIIPILAGLILSMQQTFNGALGQKIGALESSFMSFFTGAIFLSIAVIFFGNGNILAIFNVPFYYLIAALFGIIFLSLMPFTIPRIGVTNSLVMVIIGQLVSGLIIDHFGLFGSEIVKINIHKMIGIILLICSIFFIFFGEKVAILFVKKRHNK, from the coding sequence TTGAATTTAATTTTAATTATTATACCTATATTAGCTGGTTTAATACTAAGTATGCAACAAACTTTTAATGGGGCTTTGGGTCAAAAAATAGGTGCCTTAGAGAGTTCATTTATGTCTTTCTTTACAGGGGCAATTTTTTTATCTATCGCCGTCATTTTCTTTGGTAATGGTAATATTTTAGCAATTTTTAATGTTCCATTTTATTATTTGATTGCAGCTTTATTTGGTATCATCTTTTTATCTTTAATGCCTTTTACGATTCCAAGAATTGGCGTTACTAATTCATTGGTTATGGTCATTATAGGTCAACTTGTCAGCGGGCTTATAATTGATCATTTTGGCCTGTTTGGCAGCGAAATTGTTAAAATTAATATACATAAGATGATAGGTATTATATTGTTAATATGTTCTATATTCTTTATATTTTTCGGTGAGAAAGTAGCAATCTTGTTTGTAAAAAAACGTCATAATAAGTAA
- a CDS encoding 6-carboxyhexanoate--CoA ligase encodes MYSIKMRASNEQIHISGAETICEFENLEKNIKKYFNKAFNHENGSIDFLNLKIEKITKPIQNLKALPIIQNQNTNMQDLANNSGISDKALKNGFQYIENDIAYTGAIILSAQTGKRLDSTKNRGVRVTNFAFKNKNKINDISERVKDALSIATCINLFNNVKGELCVSDDLNYTTGYYASPTLGYNRIFNIKNKNTRVGGRIIFVDEKIDLKKYIAFLEEVPKQIIY; translated from the coding sequence ATGTATAGTATTAAGATGCGAGCTAGTAATGAGCAAATTCATATAAGTGGTGCCGAAACCATATGTGAATTTGAAAATTTAGAAAAAAATATTAAAAAATATTTTAATAAAGCTTTTAATCATGAAAACGGAAGTATAGATTTTTTGAATTTAAAAATTGAAAAAATAACAAAACCTATTCAAAATCTAAAAGCTTTACCAATAATCCAGAATCAAAATACTAATATGCAAGATTTGGCTAATAATAGCGGTATTTCTGATAAAGCTTTAAAAAATGGATTTCAATATATTGAAAATGATATCGCTTATACTGGGGCTATTATTTTATCGGCACAAACAGGAAAGCGACTAGATTCTACTAAAAATAGAGGTGTTAGAGTGACAAATTTTGCTTTTAAAAACAAAAATAAAATCAATGATATCTCTGAACGAGTAAAAGATGCGCTATCAATAGCAACCTGTATAAATTTATTTAATAATGTTAAAGGAGAATTATGTGTATCTGATGACTTAAATTATACTACAGGTTATTATGCTTCTCCCACATTAGGATATAATAGAATATTTAATATTAAAAATAAGAATACACGTGTAGGAGGTAGAATTATTTTTGTTGATGAAAAAATAGATCTAAAAAAATATATTGCATTTTTAGAGGAAGTACCTAAACAAATAATATATTAA
- a CDS encoding DMT family transporter, whose translation MKFIFYILALIAGASLGIEAALGGLLSEEIGNLESTLYIFIMGSLVLILAIVFFGKGDLSKIPRQRTWQIGGGILGAIGMTLLFTSVTFIGVGISLTSVIIGQLLTGIVIDHLGLFGSPKYNIDRYRLIAVLLLFLSLYFIL comes from the coding sequence ATGAAGTTTATATTTTATATTTTAGCTTTAATTGCAGGTGCTTCACTAGGTATAGAAGCTGCATTAGGAGGGCTACTTTCAGAGGAAATTGGCAATTTAGAAAGTACTTTATATATTTTTATTATGGGCTCTTTAGTTTTAATATTGGCTATTGTATTTTTTGGGAAAGGAGACCTATCTAAAATACCACGGCAAAGGACATGGCAAATTGGAGGTGGCATTTTAGGCGCTATAGGGATGACGTTATTATTTACTAGTGTAACGTTTATAGGGGTAGGTATTTCTCTTACAAGTGTAATTATAGGCCAATTATTAACGGGAATAGTCATTGATCATCTAGGTTTATTTGGGTCTCCAAAATATAACATTGATAGATATAGGCTCATTGCTGTATTACTACTCTTTTTATCTTTATATTTTATACTTTAG
- a CDS encoding AraC family transcriptional regulator — MRIHTNEDYAINKKFPINIITNYHGPGETYNVHSHEFIELIYVVSGECYHTYKGKSSQLCEGDICVIKPGEVHGYRTENNTTMKTYLILFQPEVLQKELFVLSDLEDIMDYFYLQMFFRKDYEFKDKMTLNPVEKIRIDLLVKTVKEELENKELGHELLIKTKLIELFIFLSRVYEKHKKTFKRNTNEDHLIIDWIIEFIQYHYSKAITLEQISRLAGMSNSTFTSKFKQQTGTNFIDYRNNVRIKAAKHLLITTDKKVIDISNEVGFLDISNFNKVFKRKTGLSPKTYKQQIP, encoded by the coding sequence ATGAGAATCCATACAAATGAAGATTATGCTATTAATAAAAAATTCCCAATCAATATTATTACAAATTATCATGGTCCAGGAGAAACGTATAATGTGCACTCTCATGAATTTATTGAATTAATATATGTAGTTTCTGGTGAATGTTATCACACTTATAAAGGGAAATCGTCACAATTATGTGAAGGAGATATATGCGTAATAAAACCTGGTGAAGTTCACGGATATCGTACGGAAAATAATACCACTATGAAGACATACCTTATTTTATTCCAGCCTGAGGTTTTACAGAAAGAATTATTTGTTCTATCTGATTTAGAGGACATTATGGATTATTTTTATTTACAAATGTTTTTTAGAAAAGACTATGAATTCAAAGATAAAATGACCTTAAATCCTGTAGAAAAAATAAGAATAGATTTATTAGTCAAGACTGTAAAAGAGGAGTTGGAAAATAAAGAATTAGGACATGAACTTTTAATAAAAACAAAACTCATTGAATTATTTATATTTTTAAGTAGGGTTTATGAAAAACATAAAAAAACATTTAAAAGAAATACAAATGAGGATCATCTAATAATTGATTGGATAATTGAATTTATTCAATATCATTATTCAAAGGCTATAACTTTAGAGCAAATAAGTCGTTTAGCAGGTATGAGTAATTCAACATTTACAAGTAAGTTTAAACAACAAACAGGAACAAATTTTATAGATTATAGAAATAATGTGAGAATAAAAGCTGCAAAGCACTTACTTATTACAACAGATAAAAAAGTTATAGATATATCAAATGAAGTAGGATTTTTGGACATCAGTAATTTTAATAAAGTATTTAAAAGAAAAACTGGACTTTCTCCCAAAACGTATAAACAACAAATACCATAA